One window of Candidatus Methylocalor cossyra genomic DNA carries:
- the hpnR gene encoding hopanoid C-3 methylase HpnR encodes MKILTVHPGPLMYTQVFLRLEPLGLEMVAEAARRAGHSVRLIDLQVEHPSAFFRQLDTWRPDVVAFSLNYLANVPEVIDLAKAAKDRLPGCYTCIGGHSASFIAEDLLNHGAGKVDCVLRGEGEAGFPQLLEAIEHDRDAVHRVPGAITRHGTGPAPKFVANLDEVSPARDLVRHRRKYFLGTLDPCASIEFSRGCPWDCSFCSAWTFYGRSYRVMSPDKVVEDLARIREPGIFIVDDVAFIQDKHGFAIGEAIARRGIKKQYYLETRGDVLLRNQEVFKFWKSLGLEYMFLGVEAIDEEGLTRYRKRVNLSKNFAALEVARSLGITVAINLIADPDWDRDRFETIRTWCLEIPEIVNISVNTPYPGTETWHTESRALTTRDYRLFDIQHAVLPTRLPLPEFYRELVKTQQVLNMKHMGWASLKGTARIVAGQLLRGQTNFLRSLWKFNSVFNPEKQLEDHRRPVKYPMSLPPPGNGPAFNAKALYVHAPMGRKPRALDAETERFVDETRTGTD; translated from the coding sequence ATGAAAATACTCACGGTCCATCCCGGTCCCCTCATGTATACCCAGGTGTTTCTACGGCTAGAGCCCTTGGGCCTGGAAATGGTAGCGGAAGCGGCGCGGCGGGCGGGGCATAGTGTCCGGCTGATCGATCTACAGGTGGAACACCCTTCCGCCTTCTTTCGCCAGTTGGATACCTGGCGACCGGATGTGGTGGCGTTCTCCCTCAACTACCTGGCCAACGTGCCGGAGGTGATCGACCTCGCCAAGGCCGCCAAGGACCGTCTACCGGGCTGTTATACTTGCATCGGCGGCCATAGCGCCTCCTTCATCGCCGAGGATCTCTTAAACCATGGTGCGGGCAAGGTGGACTGCGTGTTGCGAGGGGAGGGCGAGGCAGGGTTCCCGCAATTGCTGGAAGCCATCGAGCACGACCGCGACGCCGTGCACCGGGTGCCCGGGGCCATCACCCGGCATGGGACCGGCCCCGCCCCCAAGTTTGTGGCCAACCTGGACGAGGTCAGCCCGGCCCGGGATCTGGTGCGCCATCGCCGCAAATACTTCCTCGGCACCCTCGATCCCTGTGCTTCCATCGAATTTTCCCGCGGCTGCCCCTGGGATTGTTCCTTTTGCAGCGCCTGGACCTTTTACGGCCGCAGCTACCGGGTGATGAGTCCGGACAAGGTGGTCGAGGATCTTGCCCGGATCCGTGAGCCTGGGATATTCATCGTTGACGACGTGGCTTTCATCCAGGATAAACACGGTTTCGCCATCGGCGAAGCCATCGCCCGCCGGGGCATCAAGAAGCAGTACTATCTCGAGACCCGAGGCGATGTGTTGCTGAGAAACCAGGAGGTGTTCAAGTTCTGGAAAAGCCTAGGTCTGGAATACATGTTCCTGGGCGTTGAGGCCATCGATGAGGAGGGGCTGACGCGCTATCGGAAGCGGGTCAATCTGAGCAAGAACTTCGCCGCCCTGGAGGTCGCCCGGTCGCTGGGAATCACCGTCGCCATCAATCTGATCGCCGATCCCGACTGGGATCGGGACCGCTTCGAGACGATCCGCACCTGGTGTCTGGAAATCCCGGAGATCGTCAACATCAGCGTCAATACCCCCTATCCCGGCACCGAAACCTGGCACACCGAATCCCGTGCCCTGACCACCCGGGACTATCGCCTGTTCGATATCCAGCACGCCGTGCTTCCCACCCGCTTGCCGCTCCCGGAGTTCTATCGGGAACTGGTGAAGACCCAGCAGGTGCTCAACATGAAGCACATGGGCTGGGCTTCCCTCAAGGGTACGGCCAGGATCGTGGCCGGCCAGCTGTTGCGCGGCCAGACCAATTTCCTGAGGAGCCTTTGGAAGTTCAACAGCGTCTTCAACCCAGAAAAGCAGCTGGAAGACCATCGGCGTCCGGTCAAGTACCCGATGTCCCTGCCACCCCCGGGAAACGGCCCGGCGTTCAACGCCAAGGCTTTGTACGTACACGCGCCGATGGGGCGGAAGCCGCGCGCCTTGGATGCGGAAACCGAGCGTTTCGTGGACGAGACCCGCACCGGCACCGACTGA
- a CDS encoding NAD(P)-dependent alcohol dehydrogenase, with protein sequence MLKTPAYAVASAKAPLAPYTIERREPGPHDVLIEILYCGVCHSDIHQARDEWGGSIFPMVPGHEIVGRVAQIGREVQKWQVGDTVGVGCFVDSCRQCEACRAGEEQYCERGMSLTYNGYEQDGKTPTYGGYSTRITVDENYVVRIPPGLPLERAAPLLCAGITTYSPLRRFGVTAGSRVAVVGLGGLGHVGVKLAKALGATVTVLSHSPGKRSAALELGADDFVATGDPEAFTAHAGRFDLILDTVSAQHDYNAYLNLLRRDGTMVLVGMPEPAPLSAAPLIVRRRRLTGSLIGGIRELQEMLDFCADHGVVADVEVIPIDKINEAYDRVVRSEVRYRFVIDLASLSGAV encoded by the coding sequence ATGCTCAAGACACCCGCCTATGCCGTCGCCTCGGCCAAAGCGCCCTTGGCGCCGTATACCATCGAGCGTCGCGAGCCCGGTCCTCACGATGTGCTGATCGAGATCCTCTATTGCGGCGTGTGCCATTCAGACATACACCAGGCCCGGGACGAATGGGGCGGCTCGATCTTCCCCATGGTGCCCGGCCACGAAATCGTAGGCCGGGTGGCCCAGATAGGCCGGGAGGTACAGAAGTGGCAGGTGGGCGACACGGTCGGCGTCGGTTGCTTCGTCGATTCCTGTCGCCAGTGCGAAGCCTGCCGTGCCGGCGAGGAACAGTATTGCGAGCGCGGCATGAGCCTCACCTACAACGGCTATGAGCAGGACGGCAAGACACCCACCTATGGCGGTTATTCCACCCGCATCACCGTGGACGAAAACTACGTGGTGCGTATTCCCCCGGGCCTGCCGCTGGAACGCGCGGCGCCGCTCCTGTGCGCCGGGATTACCACCTATTCGCCGCTGCGGCGGTTCGGGGTCACAGCGGGCAGCCGGGTAGCCGTGGTCGGGCTCGGCGGGCTCGGCCATGTCGGGGTCAAGCTCGCCAAGGCCCTAGGCGCCACAGTCACCGTGCTCAGCCATTCGCCGGGCAAGCGCAGCGCGGCGCTTGAGCTTGGCGCCGACGATTTCGTCGCCACCGGTGATCCCGAGGCCTTCACTGCCCACGCCGGCCGTTTCGACCTCATCCTGGATACGGTGTCCGCGCAGCACGACTACAACGCCTACCTGAACCTGCTGCGCCGCGATGGCACCATGGTCCTGGTGGGCATGCCCGAACCTGCGCCGCTGTCCGCCGCCCCCCTCATCGTGCGCCGCCGGCGCCTAACCGGCTCCCTGATCGGCGGTATCCGCGAGCTTCAAGAAATGCTGGATTTCTGTGCCGACCACGGGGTTGTCGCCGATGTCGAAGTGATCCCCATCGACAAGATCAACGAAGCCTACGACCGCGTGGTGCGGAGCGAGGTGCGCTACCGCTTCGTCATCGACCTCGCCAGCCTCTCGGGCGCCGTCTAG
- a CDS encoding POT family MFS transporter yields the protein MPAYRTEPLAIPGVPPGIPYIVGNEAAERFSYYGMRAVLVVFMTHYLVGADGQPAPMGEDEAKGWFHLFVSATYFTPLLGALLADGWLGKYRTIITLSLLYCLGHLALALDGTRTGLMLGQSLIALGAGGIKPCVSAHLGDQFAATNWHLLSRIYGWFYFALNLGAFTSMLLTPWLLEQHGPAFAFGVPGLFMAAATAIFWAGRHRFTHVPPAGGAFLRSALSGAALRPLAQLARVYLFVAVFWALFDQTGSSWVLQAQRMDPVAFGVTVLPSQLQAANPLLIMVLTPVFYYGVYPRLERWVRWTALRRIGTGMFLAGLSFALAAGIQEAIDAGGRPSILWQLLGYLILTSSEVMVSITCLEYSYSQAPKGLKSLVMAFYMVSIALGNLFTGAVNFFIQNPDGTSKLAGAAYFWFFAGLMLATAALFSLTRDPERALAPT from the coding sequence ATGCCCGCTTACCGTACCGAACCCCTTGCCATACCCGGCGTTCCGCCGGGCATTCCCTATATCGTCGGCAACGAAGCCGCAGAGCGCTTCAGTTATTACGGCATGCGCGCGGTGCTGGTGGTGTTCATGACCCATTACCTTGTGGGCGCGGACGGTCAACCGGCGCCCATGGGGGAGGACGAGGCTAAGGGGTGGTTCCACCTATTCGTGTCCGCCACCTACTTCACGCCCCTCCTGGGGGCGCTGCTGGCCGATGGCTGGCTGGGCAAGTACCGCACCATCATCACCTTGTCGCTGCTCTATTGCCTGGGGCACCTGGCCCTGGCCCTCGACGGCACCCGCACCGGCCTAATGCTAGGCCAGAGCCTCATCGCCCTGGGTGCCGGCGGTATCAAGCCCTGCGTGTCGGCCCACCTGGGCGACCAGTTCGCCGCCACCAACTGGCACCTATTGAGCCGCATTTACGGCTGGTTTTATTTCGCCCTCAACCTGGGGGCGTTCACTTCCATGCTCCTCACCCCCTGGCTGCTGGAGCAGCACGGCCCCGCCTTCGCGTTCGGCGTACCCGGCCTGTTCATGGCGGCGGCCACGGCGATCTTCTGGGCCGGGCGCCACCGCTTCACCCACGTCCCGCCCGCGGGCGGCGCCTTCCTACGCTCCGCCCTGAGCGGCGCGGCCCTGCGCCCGCTGGCCCAGTTGGCCAGGGTGTACCTGTTCGTAGCGGTGTTCTGGGCGCTGTTCGATCAGACCGGGTCCTCCTGGGTGCTCCAGGCGCAGCGGATGGACCCTGTGGCGTTCGGCGTGACGGTATTGCCCTCCCAGCTACAGGCCGCCAATCCGCTGCTCATCATGGTGTTGACGCCGGTGTTCTATTACGGCGTCTATCCGCGCCTGGAACGGTGGGTCCGGTGGACGGCCCTGCGCAGGATTGGCACCGGTATGTTCCTCGCCGGATTGTCCTTCGCCCTAGCGGCCGGAATCCAGGAAGCCATCGACGCCGGCGGTCGGCCTTCCATCCTCTGGCAGTTGCTCGGTTACCTAATCCTAACCTCGTCCGAGGTGATGGTCTCAATCACCTGCCTGGAATATTCCTATAGTCAAGCTCCCAAGGGCCTGAAGTCCTTGGTCATGGCCTTTTACATGGTCTCCATCGCCTTGGGCAATCTGTTCACCGGGGCGGTCAATTTCTTCATCCAGAATCCGGACGGCACCTCGAAGCTGGCGGGCGCGGCGTATTTTTGGTTCTTTGCCGGGCTGATGTTGGCCACCGCGGCGCTGTTCTCCCTAACCCGCGATCCGGAACGTGCCCTAGCGCCCACCTAG
- a CDS encoding helix-turn-helix domain-containing protein, translating to MNQGEVELLERIVRRNRTLDKGTALYRSGEWHHGILALKSGTVKLATLDRQGNEYVVDFLLPGDLLGFDGFASQRHSCSAIALETVSYCELPAHQIDLLTREIPGLLPVLMQHSGTQFDLGIQRLILSRRPAEERLAAFLAHLSERYRQRGFSAVEFRLSMTRQEIGNYLGLAPETVSRLFSQFEESRLIEVRGKLIHVLDMPRLLAFCPS from the coding sequence TTGAACCAAGGGGAGGTGGAATTGCTCGAGCGCATCGTGCGGCGCAACCGGACCTTGGACAAAGGCACCGCCCTTTATCGGAGCGGCGAGTGGCACCATGGTATTCTCGCCCTCAAGTCCGGCACGGTGAAGCTCGCAACCTTGGACCGGCAAGGCAACGAGTACGTGGTGGACTTCCTGCTGCCGGGGGATCTCCTCGGCTTTGACGGGTTCGCCAGCCAGCGCCACAGCTGCTCCGCCATCGCCCTGGAAACGGTGAGCTACTGCGAGCTGCCTGCCCATCAAATCGATCTACTTACCCGGGAGATACCGGGCCTATTACCGGTACTGATGCAACACTCCGGCACCCAGTTCGATCTCGGCATTCAACGCTTGATCCTGAGCCGCCGCCCGGCGGAGGAACGGCTGGCGGCCTTCTTGGCGCACCTTTCGGAACGTTACCGGCAACGGGGCTTTTCTGCGGTGGAATTCCGGCTGAGCATGACCCGCCAAGAAATCGGCAATTACCTGGGTCTGGCTCCGGAAACCGTCAGCCGCCTGTTCAGCCAGTTCGAGGAATCCCGCCTGATCGAAGTGCGCGGCAAGCTGATCCACGTCCTCGATATGCCCCGCCTGTTGGCCTTCTGCCCGAGCTGA
- the amoC gene encoding bacterial ammonia monooxygenase, subunit AmoC, translated as MATVTQPYSGSATQEKPLVNVRNLILALSLYVVFYAWIRWYEGVYGWSAGLDAFAPEFETYWMNFLYTQIVVEIIVASILWGYLWKTRDRNLAAITPREELRRSMTHLIWLTAYATALYFGASFFTEQDATWHQTVVRDTDFTPSHIIEFYLSYPIYIITGFGAFLYAKTRLPYFSQGLSLPYLITVVGPFMILPNVGLNEWGHTFWFMEELFVAPLHYGFVVFGWFALGILGTLIQIFMSFSKLMGKELGEAMDGGQLKI; from the coding sequence ATGGCTACCGTTACGCAACCCTATTCGGGATCGGCCACCCAGGAAAAGCCCCTGGTCAACGTCCGCAATCTGATCCTCGCGCTGTCGCTGTACGTGGTCTTCTATGCCTGGATCCGCTGGTACGAGGGAGTCTACGGCTGGTCCGCCGGTCTGGACGCCTTCGCCCCGGAATTCGAGACCTACTGGATGAACTTCCTGTACACCCAGATCGTGGTCGAAATCATCGTTGCCAGCATCTTGTGGGGCTACCTCTGGAAAACCCGGGATCGTAACCTGGCCGCCATCACCCCGCGGGAGGAGCTGCGCCGCAGCATGACCCATCTCATCTGGTTGACGGCCTATGCCACCGCCCTCTATTTCGGCGCCAGCTTCTTCACCGAACAGGACGCCACCTGGCACCAGACCGTAGTGCGCGACACCGACTTCACCCCGTCGCACATCATCGAGTTCTACCTGAGCTACCCCATCTACATCATCACCGGGTTTGGCGCATTCCTGTACGCCAAGACCCGGCTGCCCTACTTCTCCCAGGGCTTGTCGCTACCCTACCTGATCACCGTGGTGGGGCCCTTCATGATTCTGCCCAACGTCGGGTTGAACGAATGGGGGCACACCTTCTGGTTCATGGAGGAGCTGTTCGTGGCGCCGCTGCACTACGGCTTCGTGGTGTTTGGCTGGTTCGCCCTGGGCATTTTGGGCACCTTGATCCAGATCTTCATGAGCTTCTCCAAGCTAATGGGCAAGGAGCTCGGCGAGGCCATGGACGGCGGCCAGTTGAAGATATAA
- a CDS encoding zinc-dependent alcohol dehydrogenase family protein — MQAMLLERIASLAENPEPLRCIDWPQPTPGPGEVLIQVAVCGVCHTELDEIEGRTPPPRLPMILGHQVVGRVVDRGPGVAQPALGERVGVAWIHSSCGLCDWCRRGEENLCPRFQATGRDAPGGYAEFMTAPAAFVYPIPAAFSDSAAAPLLCAGAIGYRSLRLAGLEDGQILALTGFGASAHLVLALVRHLYPRSPVWVFARSPKERAFALELGAAWAGDTSDQPPALAHAIIDTTPVWKPIVEGLKRLAPGGRLVINAIRKEDSDRDTLLQLDYPAMLWLEKEIKSVANVTRGDVQAFLTLAAEIPIRPQVEEYPLAEANRALRDLKAGHLRGAKVLRIT; from the coding sequence ATGCAAGCCATGCTCCTAGAGCGCATCGCCAGCCTCGCCGAGAACCCCGAGCCCCTCCGCTGCATCGACTGGCCGCAGCCGACGCCTGGCCCCGGCGAAGTGTTGATCCAGGTCGCCGTCTGCGGGGTCTGTCACACGGAGCTGGACGAAATCGAGGGCCGCACACCGCCCCCCCGACTGCCGATGATCCTCGGTCATCAGGTGGTGGGCCGGGTGGTCGACCGCGGCCCGGGGGTCGCCCAACCCGCCCTCGGGGAGCGGGTCGGCGTGGCCTGGATCCACTCGAGCTGTGGGCTCTGCGACTGGTGCCGGCGGGGCGAGGAGAACCTGTGCCCGCGCTTCCAAGCCACCGGTCGCGATGCCCCGGGGGGCTATGCCGAATTCATGACCGCGCCGGCGGCCTTCGTTTACCCCATTCCGGCCGCTTTCTCCGACAGCGCGGCGGCACCGTTGCTGTGCGCCGGGGCCATTGGCTACCGTTCGCTCCGGCTAGCCGGGCTGGAAGACGGACAGATCCTGGCCCTCACCGGGTTCGGTGCCTCGGCCCATCTGGTGCTGGCCCTGGTGCGCCACCTGTACCCTAGAAGTCCGGTGTGGGTCTTCGCCCGTAGCCCCAAGGAGCGGGCCTTCGCCTTGGAGCTCGGCGCCGCTTGGGCCGGCGACACCAGCGACCAGCCGCCGGCTCTGGCCCATGCCATCATCGACACAACCCCGGTCTGGAAGCCCATCGTGGAAGGGTTGAAGCGGCTCGCTCCCGGCGGGCGCTTGGTGATCAACGCGATCCGCAAAGAAGACAGCGACCGCGACACCCTTTTGCAGCTGGATTATCCCGCCATGCTGTGGCTGGAAAAGGAAATCAAGAGCGTCGCCAACGTGACCCGCGGCGACGTCCAGGCGTTCCTCACCCTGGCGGCGGAGATCCCCATCCGTCCCCAGGTCGAGGAGTATCCGCTGGCGGAGGCCAACCGCGCCTTGCGTGACCTCAAAGCCGGCCACCTGCGGGGGGCCAAGGTGCTGCGCATCACCTGA
- a CDS encoding calcium-binding protein yields the protein MKSSFTRAVCFTLVAGMVIEPAPAAKAKKCAGRPSSPGVTVQNGVIRGTSGDDVIVGTSGDDTIFGLGGNDLICGAGGDDNIAGGSGSDLIDGGPGDDDIYGDDLPEDNSTIDEAAAPAWVQPAPHASLQQDRLYGGPGSDNLSGGQGDDFLDGGEGRDELSGDEGDDRLVGGPGKDYLYGDDGRDSLAGGPGNDLLHGGSGADRVIGDGGSDELFGDEGDDSLLGGQDFSRDRLHHDTADSRYGGGDQRDLCYANGEDEALEEAPTACDKAPRWLGIAGPERNQRHGEMPSDHSRAIHL from the coding sequence ATGAAGTCGTCGTTCACGCGCGCCGTCTGCTTCACCCTCGTTGCCGGCATGGTCATCGAACCGGCCCCGGCGGCGAAGGCCAAAAAATGCGCCGGTCGCCCGTCCAGCCCCGGGGTGACCGTGCAGAACGGCGTCATCCGGGGCACCTCCGGGGATGATGTGATCGTCGGCACTTCCGGGGACGATACGATTTTCGGCCTAGGCGGAAACGACCTGATCTGTGGCGCGGGGGGCGACGACAACATCGCTGGTGGCAGCGGCTCGGACCTGATCGACGGCGGCCCCGGCGACGACGACATCTACGGCGATGATCTGCCGGAGGATAACTCCACCATCGACGAGGCGGCGGCGCCCGCCTGGGTCCAGCCCGCGCCGCACGCTTCGCTGCAACAGGACCGCCTCTATGGCGGCCCCGGCAGCGACAATCTCTCCGGCGGCCAGGGCGATGATTTCCTGGATGGAGGTGAAGGGCGTGACGAACTGTCCGGGGACGAAGGCGATGATCGGCTCGTGGGCGGACCCGGCAAGGATTATCTCTACGGCGACGACGGCCGGGACAGCCTGGCCGGAGGCCCCGGCAACGATCTTTTACACGGCGGCAGCGGTGCCGACCGGGTGATCGGCGATGGCGGCAGCGACGAGCTGTTCGGCGACGAAGGCGACGACAGCCTCCTCGGCGGCCAGGACTTTAGCCGCGATCGCCTCCACCACGACACCGCGGACAGCCGCTACGGGGGCGGGGACCAAAGGGATCTCTGCTACGCTAACGGGGAGGATGAAGCGTTGGAAGAGGCGCCGACCGCCTGCGACAAGGCACCGCGTTGGCTCGGCATCGCGGGTCCAGAGCGGAACCAGCGTCATGGGGAGATGCCCTCCGACCATTCCCGAGCCATTCATCTTTGA
- a CDS encoding tetratricopeptide repeat protein — translation MDEIPAQVAAHEALRAAVRLHRTGQWDQAEAAYRELLERHPDYAGAWHYLGVLTHQRGASETGAAYIRRALDLNPGDPAAWNNLGNIWRAGGLLQEAAGAYLAALKIDPLHAEAFSNLGVAFLQLGMPDQARPALVRAIELQPDRVEAYLGLGLLDQVTERWGEAVECYRRAIALEPRCAAAYRALWRICVLAERLEEARSVLEQWLLHDPDNAFARHLIAAQTGESVPDAASAEFIRMLFDPFAASFDFVLRERLDYRAPELVAEAARHAMAGRGQGLQVADLGCGTGLCGPLLKPLAGVLTGVDLSRNMLGKARGRDVYDRLVEGELTAFLAQSPASYDLLIAADTLVYFGNLQTFAERALRALRPGGAAVFTVERAGEEQVEGYRLQPHGRYTHRGDYLDRVLGGAGFLLSREAVYLRQECGVPVQGWLVVARRP, via the coding sequence ATGGACGAAATCCCAGCCCAGGTCGCGGCGCACGAGGCCTTGCGGGCGGCGGTCAGGCTGCACCGCACCGGGCAGTGGGACCAGGCGGAAGCCGCTTACCGGGAACTGCTCGAACGGCATCCCGACTACGCCGGCGCTTGGCACTACCTCGGCGTGCTCACCCATCAGCGGGGTGCGAGCGAAACCGGGGCGGCGTACATCCGCCGCGCCTTAGACTTAAATCCAGGGGATCCCGCTGCCTGGAACAATCTAGGCAATATATGGCGGGCCGGCGGCCTGTTACAGGAAGCCGCCGGTGCGTATCTGGCTGCCCTCAAGATCGATCCCCTGCACGCGGAAGCCTTTAGCAACCTCGGCGTGGCCTTCCTCCAACTGGGCATGCCGGACCAGGCCCGCCCGGCCCTGGTGCGGGCCATCGAACTGCAGCCGGATCGGGTCGAAGCCTATCTGGGCCTGGGGCTGCTCGACCAAGTCACGGAACGGTGGGGGGAGGCGGTGGAATGCTATCGCCGTGCGATCGCCTTGGAGCCCCGCTGCGCGGCGGCCTACCGGGCCTTATGGCGGATTTGCGTCCTGGCCGAGCGCCTGGAGGAGGCGCGGTCGGTGCTGGAACAATGGCTGCTTCACGACCCCGACAATGCCTTTGCCCGCCACCTCATCGCCGCCCAGACCGGCGAATCCGTTCCGGATGCGGCCTCGGCGGAGTTCATCCGGATGCTGTTCGATCCCTTCGCGGCGTCCTTCGACTTCGTGCTCCGGGAACGGCTGGATTACCGGGCGCCGGAGTTGGTGGCGGAAGCGGCTCGCCATGCCATGGCAGGGCGGGGGCAAGGCTTGCAGGTGGCCGACCTCGGCTGCGGCACGGGCCTGTGCGGCCCCTTGCTCAAGCCCCTGGCCGGCGTTCTCACCGGCGTGGACCTCTCCCGTAACATGCTGGGCAAAGCCCGGGGCCGGGACGTCTACGATCGGTTGGTGGAAGGGGAGCTGACCGCCTTTCTGGCGCAGTCGCCGGCAAGCTACGATCTACTCATCGCCGCCGACACCCTGGTGTATTTCGGCAATCTACAGACCTTCGCGGAGCGGGCCCTGCGGGCGCTGCGCCCCGGAGGAGCGGCGGTGTTTACGGTGGAGCGGGCCGGGGAGGAGCAGGTTGAGGGCTATCGCCTGCAGCCCCACGGCCGCTATACACACCGCGGCGACTACCTGGATCGGGTGCTGGGCGGCGCCGGCTTCCTGCTCAGCCGTGAAGCGGTATATCTACGCCAGGAATGCGGTGTGCCGGTGCAGGGCTGGTTGGTGGTCGCGCGCCGCCCGTAG